The Paenibacillus spongiae nucleotide sequence AACTGAAGTTAAATCTAATCAGCACGTTCTACTGCAATACATGGACATCGTCTTGGGAGCTATGTATTTTAGATTAAACCAATTTCATAAAGTAAAACCAGAAGGGGAAAAACGCAGAGGGAAGAGAACGGTTGCCAAGGATAACCTTTACCAGCACATTAACCGACGAATTCGAAAAATATACCCGAATTTTAATATCGGAGTTTCTACTGGTGCAATAAGAATTACGGATCGTTGGCATCATCCTTATAGACATTGGCTTTTCATACCAAATGAACACAGAGTGCTACCTGAGTACAAGAAAGAAACCCCATCACTCCTACATATTGGCCTAAGTGGAACTTAAGCGTTCGGAGATGACAGGGCTTTATCTACCTATAATATACCCCGTTGTCGAATATCATGCAACATTAACTTTATTTTACAGCCGCCTTTAGGCGGTTTTTTTATTTCCAAAAGTTCGCGATATACTTCCCGAATCGCGTACTAAGCTCCGATCGTGCAACCTCACGCATAAGCGTAAAATGATCCTCATATCCCCGGACCCAAAACTTGTATCGCATTTCACTTTCGAATAGCCCTTCTTCAATCACCTTGATCTGGCGCTCCTTCAGAAACTTTCGCACCTCAACCAGTTCTTTATGAATCTGATCGGCCAGCTTGCCGTTAGCGGCTTCGAAAAGCAGCCTCAATGATACCGAATCACTCTCGAGCTTTTGCCGATCGACTTCGACCATATCGAGCATATAAGGCAGGATCACGTAATCACGAATGGCTATTATCTCTTCAGGCGTGGGTATGTTGGGTCTCCACTGCATGATGATCACCTCATCAACAGTATACCCGAACAAACGTTCTTTATGAAGGGGGATTCAGTTTCCAAATCTCCATAATATTCAGGTCCAATTCCTCCGCAATTCTGTACCCCACTTCTAACGTCGGCAGCTGTTTTCCGTTCACCAGCGAGCTCAATGTTGTTTCGCTGATTCCGACCTTCTGCGCGAACTCCCTTTGTTTGATATTTCGCTCCGCAAATATGACTTTAAGCGTGCATTTTATCATCCCGGATCACCTCATGGGATAAGTTCGCTTTAAAGTAGTTTAAATCCTTCTCGAAAGATATCGATGGACTTGCATAAATAATGTCGAATCATCGTACCTATAATCATCAATGATTCGGGAGGCAAACAGCATGAGAAAAAAGGCAGACGATTACCTCGATACGGAGGCGATGAGACTTGGCTTTATTGGGATGTTGGCGGACCTTAATGTGCA carries:
- a CDS encoding helix-turn-helix transcriptional regulator, with product MIKCTLKVIFAERNIKQREFAQKVGISETTLSSLVNGKQLPTLEVGYRIAEELDLNIMEIWKLNPPS